In Oryzias melastigma strain HK-1 linkage group LG10, ASM292280v2, whole genome shotgun sequence, a single window of DNA contains:
- the hs3st1 gene encoding heparan sulfate glucosamine 3-O-sulfotransferase 1 codes for MAAVLLGLLLFALQSPPVPSRPLAVGGTPPPPTSLPADNGTTSHPNGTLQQLPQIIIIGVRKGGTRALIEMLSLHSAVAAAQNEVHFFDWESHFQRGLPWYLSQMPYSFPEQLTVEKTPAYFTSSKVPKRIHRMNPDIKLLLILRDPTERVLSDYTQVFYNRLQKHKHYQPIESLLVKDGEINLGYKALNRSLYYRHMQNWLQFFPLESIHVVDGDELIRDPLPEMKKVERFLKLEPQINTSNFYFNKTKGFYCLRDHGRERCLHDSKGRAHPHVAPAVLHKLHLFFHEPNKKFFELVGRTFNWK; via the coding sequence ATGGCAGCCGTGCTCCTCGGGCTGCTGCTTTTTGCGTTGCAGTCCCCTCCCGTGCCCTCCAGGCCGCTGGCTGTTGGGGGGACGCCTCCACCTCCCACGTCCCTGCCGGCTGACAACGGCACCACCAGTCACCCCAATGGGACCCTGCAGCAGCTCCCCCAGATCATAATCATCGGCGTGAGGAAGGGGGGAACTCGGGCGCTGATCGAGATGCTCAGCCTGCACAGCGCGGTGGCGGCGGCTCAGAATGAGGTGCACTTTTTTGACTGGGAGAGCCACTTCCAGAGGGGCCTGCCGTGGTATCTCAGCCAGATGCCTTACTCCTTCCCCGAGCAGCTGACAGTGGAGAAGACGCCGGCGTACTTCACCTCCAGCAAAGTCCCCAAACGGATCCACAGAATGAACCCCGACATCAAGCTGCTGCTCATCCTCAGAGACCCCACCGAGCGCGTGCTCTCCGACTACACGCAGGTCTTCTACAACCGCCTGCAAAAGCACAAGCACTATCAGCCCATCGAGTCGCTGCTGGTGAAGGATGGCGAGATCAACCTGGGATACAAAGCTCTGAACCGCAGCTTGTACTACCGTCACATGCAGAACTGGCTGCAGTTCTTCCCCCTGGAGAGCATCCACGTGGTTGACGGGGACGAGCTGATCAGAGACCCCTTACCGGAGATGAAAAAGGTGGAGCGCTTCTTAAAGCTGGAGCCCCAGATAAACACGTCCAATTTTTACTTCAACAAAACAAAGGGATTCTACTGTTTGAGGGACCACGGGCGGGAGCGCTGTTTACACGACTCGAAGGGGAGGGCTCACCCGCACGTGGCTCCTGCCGTGCTGCACAAACTCCACCTGTTCTTCCACGAACCCAACAAGAAGTTCTTTGAGCTGGTGGGGAGAACGTTCAACTGGAAGTGA